A single window of Modestobacter italicus DNA harbors:
- a CDS encoding DMT family transporter translates to MSRRGWVLFVAMAVIWGVPYLLIKVAVDDFTPVVLVFLRCVIGAVLLLPWTLARGHLGAALRQHWRALLVFTVLEMTAPWLLLSWAEQDLSSSLTGLLVAGVPFVAALTARLAGEDDRLSRVRIAGMLLGVVGIALLLGLDIGGGQWTAIGAVVLVVIGYATAPMVISRKLPDVPGVTASAFALVVTAVVYAPFAVPQLGAAADAPADAWLSVVALGVVSTALALALFFALIREVGPQRALVITFVNPAVAVLLGVLLLDEPFTLGLAVGLPLVLAGCVLATRRSPARTTSSELGDVDAAVP, encoded by the coding sequence GTGAGCCGCCGCGGGTGGGTGCTGTTCGTGGCGATGGCGGTGATCTGGGGCGTGCCCTACCTGCTCATCAAGGTCGCCGTCGACGACTTCACCCCGGTGGTCCTGGTCTTCCTGCGCTGCGTGATCGGCGCCGTGCTGCTGCTGCCGTGGACGCTGGCCCGCGGCCACCTGGGCGCCGCGCTCCGGCAGCACTGGCGGGCGCTGCTGGTGTTCACCGTGCTGGAGATGACCGCCCCCTGGCTGCTGCTCTCCTGGGCCGAGCAGGACCTCTCCTCCTCGCTCACCGGGCTGCTGGTGGCCGGGGTGCCGTTCGTCGCGGCGCTCACCGCGCGGCTGGCCGGCGAGGACGACCGGCTGTCCCGGGTGCGCATCGCCGGCATGCTGCTCGGGGTCGTCGGCATCGCGCTGCTGCTCGGGCTGGACATCGGCGGGGGGCAGTGGACCGCGATCGGGGCGGTGGTGCTGGTCGTCATCGGCTACGCCACCGCGCCGATGGTGATCAGCCGCAAGCTCCCCGACGTCCCCGGGGTGACCGCCAGCGCCTTCGCGCTCGTGGTCACCGCCGTGGTCTACGCGCCGTTCGCGGTGCCGCAGCTCGGCGCGGCGGCCGACGCCCCGGCCGACGCCTGGCTCTCGGTGGTTGCGCTCGGGGTGGTCAGCACCGCGCTGGCCCTGGCGCTGTTCTTCGCCCTCATCCGCGAGGTGGGCCCGCAGCGGGCGCTGGTGATCACCTTCGTCAACCCGGCGGTCGCCGTCCTGCTGGGCGTGCTGCTGCTCGACGAGCCGTTCACCCTCGGGCTGGCGGTCGGGCTGCCGCTGGTGCTGGCCGGCTGCGTGCTGGCCACCCGCCGCAGCCCGGCCCGGACGACGTCGTCCGAGCTGGGCGACGTGGACGCCGCCGTCCCCTGA
- a CDS encoding NAD-dependent epimerase/dehydratase family protein codes for MHILITGGAGFIGSHVVAAARAAGHEVRVLDALLPAVHPGYPDGVPGLDGVELVTGDVRDAGTVDRALAGVDAVCHQAAMVGLGVDVQDMPAYAGINDLGTAVLLAAMARADVGRLVLASSMVVYGEGRYECPEHGVVPAAPRRRDDLDAGRFEPPCPVCGRQLSWGEVGEGTPADPRNTYAATKLAQEHLAAAWARSTGGGAIALRYHNVYGPHMPRDTPYAGVASIFRSALESGRAPRVFEDGGQQRDFVHVTDVAQANLASLAAPPPEAALRAYNVASGVPHTVGDMAGALAEAFGGPAPEVTGEYRIGDVRHVVASPARAEAELGFRAQVTFADGMREFATAPLRPAP; via the coding sequence GTGCACATCCTGATCACCGGCGGCGCCGGCTTCATCGGCTCGCACGTCGTCGCCGCCGCCCGCGCGGCCGGGCACGAGGTGCGGGTGCTCGACGCCCTGCTGCCCGCCGTGCACCCCGGCTACCCCGACGGCGTGCCCGGCCTGGACGGCGTGGAGCTGGTGACCGGGGACGTGCGCGACGCCGGCACGGTCGACCGGGCGCTCGCCGGGGTCGACGCGGTGTGCCACCAGGCGGCGATGGTCGGGCTGGGCGTCGACGTGCAGGACATGCCCGCCTACGCCGGCATCAACGACCTCGGCACGGCGGTGCTGCTGGCCGCGATGGCCCGGGCGGACGTCGGCCGGCTGGTGCTGGCCAGCTCGATGGTGGTCTACGGCGAGGGCCGCTACGAGTGCCCGGAGCACGGGGTCGTCCCGGCCGCGCCGCGCCGCCGGGACGACCTGGACGCCGGCCGCTTCGAGCCGCCCTGCCCGGTGTGCGGCCGGCAGCTGAGCTGGGGCGAGGTCGGCGAGGGCACCCCCGCCGACCCGCGCAACACCTACGCCGCGACCAAGCTGGCCCAGGAGCACCTGGCCGCCGCCTGGGCCCGCTCGACCGGCGGCGGCGCGATCGCGCTGAGGTACCACAACGTCTACGGCCCGCACATGCCCCGCGACACCCCCTACGCCGGGGTCGCGTCCATCTTCCGCAGCGCGCTGGAGTCCGGCCGGGCACCGCGGGTGTTCGAGGACGGTGGCCAGCAGCGGGACTTCGTGCACGTCACCGACGTCGCGCAGGCCAACCTGGCGTCGCTGGCGGCTCCCCCGCCCGAGGCCGCGCTCCGGGCCTACAACGTCGCCTCCGGCGTGCCGCACACGGTCGGCGACATGGCCGGCGCGCTGGCCGAGGCGTTCGGCGGCCCGGCACCCGAGGTCACCGGCGAGTACCGGATCGGCGACGTCCGGCACGTGGTCGCCTCCCCGGCGCGCGCCGAGGCGGAGCTGGGCTTCCGGGCGCAGGTGACCTTCGCCGACGGCATGCGGGAGTTCGCCACCGCGCCCCTCCGCCCGGCCCCCTGA
- a CDS encoding DNA-3-methyladenine glycosylase I has translation MERCGWATSAPEYVAYHDEEWGRPLHGDDALFERVTLEAFQSGLSWITILRKRPAFRAAFAGFRIEAVAGFGEDDVERLVADAGIVRNRAKVTAAVRNARAARELPEGLSALLWSFAPTAQRPRPQTLADVPATSPESVAMARELKRRGFAFVGPTTAYALMQATGMVDDHVATCFRAGDTEPG, from the coding sequence GTGGAGCGCTGTGGCTGGGCGACGAGTGCACCGGAGTACGTGGCGTACCACGACGAGGAGTGGGGCCGGCCGCTGCACGGCGACGATGCCCTGTTCGAACGGGTCACCCTGGAGGCGTTCCAGTCCGGGCTGTCCTGGATCACCATCCTGCGCAAGCGACCGGCCTTCCGGGCGGCGTTCGCCGGCTTCCGGATCGAGGCGGTCGCCGGGTTCGGCGAGGACGACGTCGAGCGGCTGGTGGCCGACGCGGGCATCGTCCGCAACCGGGCCAAGGTGACCGCCGCCGTCCGCAACGCCCGGGCCGCGCGGGAGCTCCCGGAGGGGCTGTCGGCCCTGCTGTGGTCCTTCGCACCGACCGCGCAGCGGCCCCGGCCGCAGACCCTCGCCGACGTCCCCGCGACCAGCCCGGAGTCGGTGGCGATGGCCCGGGAGCTCAAGCGGCGGGGCTTCGCGTTCGTCGGGCCGACCACCGCCTACGCGCTCATGCAGGCCACCGGGATGGTCGACGACCACGTCGCGACGTGCTTCCGCGCAGGGGACACGGAGCCGGGCTGA
- a CDS encoding DUF3117 domain-containing protein, with protein sequence MAAMKPRTGEGPLEVTKEGRGLVMRVPLEGGGRLVVELSPDEATALSEALKGATS encoded by the coding sequence ATGGCGGCCATGAAGCCGCGCACGGGTGAAGGTCCCCTCGAGGTCACCAAGGAGGGTCGCGGCCTGGTCATGCGCGTTCCGCTGGAGGGTGGCGGCCGGCTGGTCGTCGAGCTGTCCCCCGACGAGGCGACGGCCCTCTCCGAGGCGCTGAAGGGCGCAACCAGCTGA
- a CDS encoding leucyl aminopeptidase family protein, whose product MPVGAKGALPAWLTAAAEPPVDPGFLAGALADTGNGGKPGGITNVPVPGRRPRTVVAVGVGDATVPELRSYVSVAVRRSQTLAEHGARRLVLPLDTGAAPAGADEVRAAVETALLAGYRFRETSGPHPVRLAAVTVVCADAGDPAVARAGEAGQVTAGSVAWARDLVNTPPGTADPGWLTEQALGRLRGLPGVTVTVLGPAELAFGGFGGVLAVGGGSASPPRVVVATYRPAGGSGHPVLVGKGVTFDTGGISIKPNAGMRDMKTDMAGAAAVLAVVDAAARLGLPTPVTAVALLAENTVSGSSYRPADVVRHVDGRTTEVLNTDAEGRLVLADGLAHARLALGATVLVDVATLTGAVRTALGARTAGLYASTDGLADALLTAAGHAGEPFWRMPLAEEHVGHLRAQLDSAVADANNAPGNPGSTTAALFLQAFTGGLPWAHLDIAGPARSGSDDAELVRGGTGFAARTLLRWVEAGAPAELPEPVVTD is encoded by the coding sequence GTGCCGGTCGGGGCGAAGGGGGCGCTGCCGGCGTGGCTCACCGCGGCCGCGGAGCCCCCGGTCGACCCGGGCTTCCTCGCCGGCGCCCTCGCCGACACCGGCAACGGCGGCAAGCCCGGCGGGATCACCAACGTGCCGGTGCCCGGCCGCCGGCCGCGCACCGTGGTCGCCGTCGGGGTCGGCGACGCCACCGTGCCGGAGCTGCGCTCCTACGTCTCGGTCGCCGTCCGCCGCAGCCAGACCCTGGCCGAGCACGGTGCGCGACGGCTGGTCCTGCCGCTGGACACCGGGGCCGCACCGGCCGGCGCCGACGAGGTGCGCGCCGCCGTCGAGACCGCCCTGCTGGCCGGCTACCGCTTCCGGGAGACCTCCGGCCCGCACCCGGTCCGGCTCGCCGCGGTGACGGTCGTCTGCGCCGACGCCGGGGACCCCGCCGTGGCCCGCGCCGGGGAGGCCGGGCAGGTGACCGCCGGGTCGGTCGCCTGGGCCCGCGACCTGGTCAACACCCCGCCGGGCACCGCGGACCCCGGCTGGCTCACCGAGCAGGCCCTCGGGCGGCTGCGCGGGCTGCCCGGCGTCACCGTCACCGTGCTCGGCCCCGCCGAGCTGGCCTTCGGCGGGTTCGGCGGGGTGCTCGCCGTCGGGGGCGGATCGGCCTCCCCGCCGCGGGTGGTGGTCGCGACGTACCGGCCGGCCGGCGGCAGCGGCCACCCGGTGCTGGTCGGCAAGGGCGTCACCTTCGACACCGGCGGCATCTCGATCAAGCCCAACGCCGGCATGCGGGACATGAAGACCGACATGGCCGGCGCCGCCGCGGTGCTGGCCGTCGTCGACGCGGCCGCACGGCTCGGGCTGCCCACGCCGGTCACCGCGGTGGCGCTGCTGGCGGAGAACACCGTCTCGGGCAGCAGCTACCGGCCGGCCGACGTCGTCCGGCACGTCGACGGGCGGACGACGGAGGTGCTGAACACCGACGCCGAGGGCCGGCTGGTGCTCGCCGACGGCCTCGCGCACGCCCGGCTGGCCCTGGGCGCGACGGTGCTGGTCGACGTCGCCACGCTCACCGGCGCCGTCCGGACGGCGCTGGGGGCGCGCACCGCCGGGCTGTACGCGAGCACCGACGGCCTGGCCGACGCGCTGCTCACCGCGGCCGGGCACGCCGGGGAGCCGTTCTGGCGGATGCCGCTGGCCGAGGAGCACGTCGGGCACCTGCGGGCGCAGCTGGACTCCGCGGTCGCCGACGCCAACAACGCCCCGGGCAACCCCGGGTCGACCACCGCCGCGCTGTTCCTGCAGGCCTTCACCGGCGGCCTGCCCTGGGCGCACCTGGACATCGCCGGCCCGGCGCGGTCGGGCAGCGACGACGCCGAGCTGGTGCGCGGCGGCACCGGCTTCGCCGCCCGCACGCTGCTGCGCTGGGTGGAGGCCGGGGCGCCGGCCGAGCTGCCGGAGCCGGTCGTCACCGACTGA
- a CDS encoding antitoxin: MGLMDKAKDAMSNEQTSDKVLDKGEQLADQKTGGTHDAQIDKGRDLADGKLGTE, encoded by the coding sequence ATGGGACTCATGGACAAGGCCAAGGACGCGATGAGCAACGAGCAGACCAGCGACAAGGTCCTCGACAAGGGCGAGCAGCTGGCCGACCAGAAGACCGGCGGCACGCACGACGCGCAGATCGACAAGGGCCGCGACCTGGCCGACGGCAAGCTCGGCACCGAGTAG
- a CDS encoding ATP-binding protein, giving the protein MSPPDPRAGSAPPESFAALLRRLREARGLTQEELAARAGLTVHGVSALERGVRRRPYPHTVRSLAGALDSSAAERAALLSAGAGPGPAGTPGPGDRTAVLRGLPAPVTALLGRDDDVAAVAAALVRSDARLVTLTGTGGVGKTRLALAVAERTATRFADGVAFVALAAVDDPALVLPAIGRVTGLPTVEDGDLDGRVVDQLRGAHLLLVLDNLEHLPGAVPVVARLLEQCPRLGVLATSRAALRLRGEWEHVVHPLALPPTAPRDLTQVASAPAGALLLDRARAVSPEFGSGPGGAAAVAALCRRLAGIPLALELAAARARVLDAAALLERLDDAMSRDGAADLPPRQRTMRATLDWSHRLLDPADRLLLQRLAVFTGGCTLEAVEAVAADLADPLGSLERLVEHSLVEVSGEGGARRYGMLEPVLQFARSLLDEQEARRARTAHAAFYLDLAEQAAPGYQGAEQVGWLDRAERDAANLAAAVEWWLQAGDGARAGRMAWALWLFWWLRGRLRQGRRLAEAALEQDQPAEVRVRTVLTAASMAFAQGDLPHSGARWAEAADLAVASGDVEGQAYAFAGQGLAALGSGAPDRAEPFFAAALAVAEQAGPAADWVAALTHVWLGTVRQVSGDPRGAVPHIERGLASARRRGDRLATYVALFGLVQAELAEGRPAAAREHLVEGIELSEQTGDLANLAFFVESLAVVEGAAGAHDRAAVLLGAAHGLRERVGSEVYGYYLPDPALRSRAEAQARAALGDPAVEDALATGQDLDVPAVLALALRRGTPTG; this is encoded by the coding sequence GTGTCGCCGCCGGACCCCCGCGCCGGCTCCGCTCCGCCGGAGTCGTTCGCCGCGCTGCTCCGACGCCTGCGCGAGGCCCGGGGGCTCACCCAGGAGGAGCTCGCCGCCCGGGCGGGCCTGACCGTGCACGGGGTCAGCGCGCTGGAGCGCGGCGTCCGCCGCCGCCCGTACCCGCACACCGTCCGGTCCCTCGCCGGGGCGCTGGACAGCTCGGCGGCCGAGCGGGCGGCGCTGCTGTCCGCCGGAGCCGGCCCCGGTCCGGCCGGGACGCCCGGCCCCGGCGACCGGACCGCCGTCCTGCGGGGGCTCCCCGCGCCGGTGACCGCGCTGCTGGGCCGGGACGACGACGTGGCCGCCGTCGCGGCGGCGCTGGTCCGGTCCGACGCCCGGCTGGTGACCCTCACCGGCACCGGGGGCGTGGGCAAGACCAGGCTCGCCCTGGCCGTCGCGGAGCGCACCGCGACCCGGTTCGCCGACGGCGTCGCGTTCGTCGCGCTGGCCGCCGTGGACGACCCCGCGCTGGTGCTCCCGGCGATCGGGCGGGTCACCGGCCTGCCCACGGTGGAGGACGGCGACCTGGACGGCCGGGTGGTCGACCAGCTGCGCGGCGCCCACCTGCTGCTGGTCCTGGACAACCTCGAGCACCTGCCCGGCGCGGTGCCGGTCGTGGCCCGGCTGCTGGAGCAGTGCCCCCGGCTGGGGGTGCTGGCGACCAGCCGGGCGGCGCTGCGGCTCCGCGGCGAGTGGGAGCACGTCGTCCACCCGCTGGCGCTGCCGCCGACGGCGCCCCGGGACCTCACCCAGGTCGCCTCGGCCCCGGCCGGTGCGCTGCTGCTGGACCGGGCGCGGGCGGTGTCGCCCGAGTTCGGCAGCGGTCCGGGAGGCGCGGCCGCGGTGGCGGCGCTGTGCCGCCGGCTGGCCGGGATCCCGCTGGCCCTGGAGCTCGCCGCCGCCCGCGCCCGGGTGCTGGACGCCGCCGCCCTGCTGGAGCGGCTGGACGACGCGATGAGCCGGGACGGCGCCGCGGACCTCCCGCCGCGGCAGCGCACCATGCGCGCCACGCTGGACTGGAGCCACCGGCTGCTCGACCCGGCCGACCGGCTGCTGCTGCAGCGGCTGGCGGTGTTCACCGGCGGCTGCACGCTGGAGGCCGTCGAGGCGGTCGCCGCCGACCTCGCCGACCCCCTCGGGTCGCTGGAGCGGCTGGTCGAGCACTCGCTGGTCGAGGTGTCCGGGGAGGGCGGGGCGCGCCGCTACGGGATGCTCGAACCGGTCCTGCAGTTCGCCCGGTCGCTGCTCGACGAGCAGGAGGCCCGCCGGGCGCGGACCGCGCACGCGGCCTTCTACCTCGACCTCGCCGAGCAGGCGGCACCCGGCTACCAGGGCGCCGAGCAGGTGGGCTGGCTGGACCGGGCGGAGCGGGACGCGGCCAACCTGGCCGCCGCCGTGGAGTGGTGGCTGCAGGCCGGCGACGGCGCCCGGGCCGGCCGGATGGCGTGGGCGCTGTGGCTGTTCTGGTGGCTCCGCGGCCGTCTCCGGCAGGGCCGCCGGCTGGCCGAGGCCGCGCTCGAGCAGGACCAGCCGGCCGAGGTGCGGGTGCGGACCGTGCTCACCGCCGCGTCGATGGCCTTCGCCCAGGGCGACCTGCCGCACAGCGGGGCGCGGTGGGCCGAGGCCGCGGACCTGGCGGTGGCCAGCGGGGACGTCGAGGGCCAGGCCTACGCCTTCGCCGGCCAGGGCCTGGCCGCGCTCGGCAGCGGCGCCCCGGACCGGGCCGAGCCGTTCTTCGCCGCGGCGCTGGCCGTCGCCGAGCAGGCCGGACCGGCGGCCGACTGGGTCGCGGCGCTGACCCACGTGTGGCTGGGCACGGTCCGGCAGGTCTCCGGCGACCCGCGCGGCGCCGTCCCGCACATCGAGCGGGGGCTGGCCTCCGCCCGCCGCCGCGGTGACCGGCTGGCGACCTACGTCGCGCTCTTCGGGCTGGTGCAGGCCGAGCTCGCCGAGGGGCGGCCGGCGGCCGCGCGGGAGCACCTCGTGGAGGGCATCGAGCTCTCCGAGCAGACCGGCGACCTGGCCAACCTGGCGTTCTTCGTGGAGAGCCTGGCCGTGGTGGAGGGGGCGGCCGGTGCGCACGACCGGGCGGCGGTGCTGCTGGGCGCGGCGCACGGGCTGCGCGAGCGGGTCGGCTCGGAGGTCTACGGCTACTACCTCCCCGACCCGGCGCTGCGGTCGCGGGCCGAGGCGCAGGCACGCGCCGCGCTGGGTGATCCCGCTGTCGAGGACGCGCTCGCCACCGGGCAGGACCTCGACGTCCCGGCCGTCCTGGCGCTCGCCCTCCGCCGGGGCACCCCGACCGGCTGA
- a CDS encoding ABC transporter ATP-binding protein, translating into MIVARGLTKTFGPKVAVDDLSFTVEPGRVTGFLGPNGAGKSTTMRMVLGLDRPTAGSVTVNGHSYADSPAPLREVGALLEARALHPGRTARNHLRWLAASNGIPRTRIDEVLDLVGLDAVADQRVGRFSLGMGQRLGIAVALLGEPPVVVLDEPVNGLDPEGIRWVRTLARELAGQGRTVLVSSHLMSEMALTADHLLVVGRGRMLADCSMAAFIADHAASYVRVRSPRPGDVEALLRGRGLEVDRQGAELRVQGLDAARIGELVGGAGLLLHELTLVQSSLEDAFMTLTADSVEYSTHPAPQEAQATR; encoded by the coding sequence ATGATCGTCGCCCGCGGGCTCACCAAGACCTTCGGCCCCAAGGTGGCGGTCGACGACCTGAGCTTCACCGTCGAGCCCGGCCGGGTCACCGGCTTCCTCGGCCCGAACGGTGCCGGCAAGTCGACGACGATGCGCATGGTGCTCGGCCTGGACCGGCCGACCGCCGGCAGCGTCACCGTGAACGGCCACTCCTACGCCGACTCGCCGGCGCCGCTCCGCGAGGTCGGCGCGCTGCTCGAGGCCCGGGCGCTGCACCCCGGCCGCACCGCCCGCAACCACCTGCGCTGGCTGGCCGCGAGCAACGGCATCCCGCGCACCCGGATCGACGAGGTGCTCGACCTCGTCGGCCTGGACGCCGTCGCCGACCAGCGGGTCGGCCGGTTCTCCCTGGGCATGGGCCAGCGACTGGGCATCGCGGTGGCGCTGCTCGGCGAGCCGCCGGTCGTCGTCCTCGACGAGCCGGTCAACGGCCTGGACCCCGAGGGCATCCGCTGGGTGCGCACCCTCGCCCGGGAGCTGGCCGGCCAGGGCCGGACGGTGCTGGTCTCCAGCCACCTGATGTCGGAGATGGCGCTCACCGCCGACCACCTGCTCGTGGTCGGGCGCGGCCGGATGCTCGCCGACTGCTCGATGGCCGCGTTCATCGCCGACCACGCCGCCTCCTACGTGCGCGTGCGCAGCCCCCGTCCCGGCGACGTCGAGGCGCTGCTGCGCGGGCGCGGCCTGGAGGTCGACCGGCAGGGCGCCGAGCTCCGGGTGCAGGGGCTGGACGCCGCCCGCATCGGCGAGCTGGTCGGCGGGGCGGGGCTCCTGCTGCACGAGCTGACCCTGGTGCAGTCCTCGCTGGAGGACGCCTTCATGACCCTCACCGCCGACAGCGTGGAGTACTCCACCCACCCCGCTCCCCAGGAAGCGCAGGCCACCCGATGA
- a CDS encoding ABC transporter permease yields the protein MIDTVALDPNRHVPGARQHPRFADTLHAEWVKLWSVRSTRWSLALLFLLGAGLTTLVCWAAADAIASGEAGEAAGSFLTWGLIFSQLTALALGTLVVTSEYGTGMMRASITAVPRRGAIVAAKALVVSGVLFVAGLVTAVAGYLGGNWFLDRAGVGLALSDDGVLRALLGNGLFLAGLGLFAVATGLLVRNTGAALTIGMGLVLVVGQLAYALPGTWGEWVAKLLPGNAGGSVAMVQPFTGVALAPWTGFAVFAAEIAALLLAATLVFRRRDA from the coding sequence ATGATCGACACCGTCGCCCTCGACCCGAACCGGCACGTCCCCGGCGCGCGCCAGCACCCCCGGTTCGCCGACACGCTGCACGCCGAGTGGGTCAAGCTGTGGAGCGTCCGGTCGACCCGCTGGTCGCTGGCGCTGCTGTTCCTGCTCGGCGCCGGGCTGACCACGCTGGTCTGCTGGGCCGCGGCCGACGCGATCGCCTCCGGGGAGGCCGGGGAGGCGGCGGGCTCGTTCCTCACCTGGGGCCTGATCTTCTCCCAGCTCACCGCGCTGGCGCTGGGCACGCTGGTGGTCACCAGCGAGTACGGCACCGGGATGATGCGGGCCAGCATCACCGCCGTCCCGCGGCGCGGCGCGATCGTGGCGGCCAAGGCGCTCGTGGTGAGCGGCGTGCTGTTCGTCGCCGGCCTGGTCACCGCGGTCGCCGGGTACCTGGGCGGCAACTGGTTCCTCGACCGGGCGGGCGTGGGGCTGGCGCTGTCCGACGACGGCGTGCTGCGGGCGCTGCTCGGCAACGGGCTGTTCCTCGCCGGGCTGGGCCTGTTCGCCGTCGCCACCGGGCTGCTCGTCCGGAACACCGGCGCGGCGCTGACGATCGGCATGGGCCTGGTCCTGGTGGTCGGCCAGCTGGCCTACGCGCTGCCCGGCACCTGGGGCGAGTGGGTGGCCAAGCTGCTGCCCGGCAACGCAGGCGGCTCGGTCGCGATGGTGCAGCCCTTCACCGGGGTGGCCCTGGCCCCGTGGACCGGGTTCGCGGTGTTCGCCGCCGAGATCGCCGCCCTGCTCCTGGCCGCGACCCTGGTGTTCCGGCGCCGCGACGCCTGA
- a CDS encoding phytoene desaturase family protein, whose amino-acid sequence MARVVVVGAGLGGLAAAARLAAGGHAVTVVEAAPQVGGKLGWYARDGHGFDTGPSLVTLPQVLADLFAATGAPLADVLDLQRLDPAVAYRFADGTTTAVPGRLDGIAARLDDDLGAGRGAQWSALLTRAEAMWRATEQPFLRSPLAGAATLARMARRTADLRTIAPGRTLRGVGRGYLTDPRLRMLLDRYATYSGSDPRWAPAALLTVPWVEQAFGSWYVRGGLRRLPEAVAERAVERGAVVRTGAAVAEVLVDGGRAAGVRLADGERLPADVVVCNADAAALYGRLLPRRAPVRRARAALRRVEPSFSGFVLLLALDGRTPGLAHHTVLFPERYDAEFDALFGRRGPKRPVEDPTVYVSAPDDPATRPDAASESWFVLVNAPRHEPGSGVDWDAPGLADGYADRVLAVLAERGLDVRHRVRWRVVRTPADLERETGSPGGSIYGTSSNGARAAFLRPANASPLPGLYLVGGSAHPGGGLPLVLLSAEIVAGLVGPA is encoded by the coding sequence GTGGCCCGGGTCGTCGTCGTCGGTGCGGGTCTCGGCGGGCTGGCGGCTGCGGCCCGGCTGGCCGCCGGCGGTCACGCGGTGACCGTGGTCGAGGCGGCGCCGCAGGTCGGCGGCAAGCTCGGCTGGTACGCCCGCGACGGGCACGGCTTCGACACCGGGCCGAGCCTGGTCACCCTCCCCCAGGTCCTGGCGGACCTCTTCGCCGCGACCGGGGCGCCGCTGGCCGACGTGCTGGACCTGCAGCGGCTCGACCCGGCCGTCGCCTACCGGTTCGCCGACGGGACGACGACCGCGGTGCCCGGCCGGCTCGACGGGATCGCCGCCCGGCTGGACGACGACCTCGGCGCCGGGCGCGGCGCCCAGTGGTCGGCGCTGCTGACCCGCGCCGAGGCGATGTGGCGGGCGACCGAGCAGCCGTTCCTCCGCTCGCCGCTGGCCGGCGCGGCGACGCTGGCCCGGATGGCCCGGCGGACCGCCGACCTGCGCACCATCGCGCCCGGGCGGACGCTGCGCGGCGTCGGCCGCGGGTACCTCACCGACCCGCGGCTGCGGATGCTGCTGGACCGCTACGCCACCTACTCCGGCTCGGACCCCCGGTGGGCGCCCGCCGCGCTGCTGACCGTGCCGTGGGTTGAGCAGGCCTTCGGCTCCTGGTACGTCCGCGGCGGGCTGCGCCGGCTGCCGGAGGCGGTCGCCGAGCGGGCGGTGGAACGCGGCGCCGTCGTCCGCACCGGCGCCGCGGTGGCCGAGGTGCTGGTGGACGGCGGGCGCGCGGCCGGGGTGCGGCTGGCCGACGGCGAGCGGCTGCCGGCCGACGTCGTCGTCTGCAACGCCGACGCCGCCGCCCTGTACGGCCGGCTGCTCCCCCGCCGGGCGCCGGTGCGCCGGGCCCGGGCGGCGCTGCGCCGGGTCGAGCCCTCGTTCTCCGGGTTCGTCCTGCTGCTCGCGCTCGACGGCCGGACGCCGGGTCTGGCGCACCACACCGTGCTGTTCCCGGAGCGCTACGACGCCGAGTTCGACGCGCTGTTCGGCCGGCGCGGGCCGAAGCGGCCGGTCGAGGACCCGACGGTCTACGTCAGCGCCCCCGACGACCCGGCGACCCGGCCCGACGCGGCCAGCGAGTCGTGGTTCGTGCTGGTCAACGCACCCCGCCACGAGCCCGGCAGCGGCGTCGACTGGGACGCCCCGGGGCTCGCCGACGGCTACGCCGACCGGGTGCTGGCGGTCCTGGCCGAGCGGGGGCTGGACGTCCGGCACCGGGTCCGCTGGCGGGTGGTGCGCACCCCCGCCGACCTGGAGCGGGAGACCGGCAGCCCCGGGGGCTCCATCTACGGCACCTCGAGCAACGGCGCCCGGGCGGCGTTCCTGCGGCCGGCGAACGCCTCGCCGCTGCCCGGGCTCTACCTGGTGGGCGGCTCGGCCCACCCCGGTGGCGGGCTGCCGCTGGTGCTGCTGTCCGCCGAGATCGTCGCCGGCCTGGTCGGGCCGGCGTGA
- a CDS encoding DUF4383 domain-containing protein, with protein MSTHSATGRAPSGTTDLLRLAARVVGAVFLLVGVLGFVPGITTHYGDMSAAGHHSMAMLLGIFQVSVLHNVVHLLFGVAGLALSRSWVGARAYLVVGGVVYLVLWVYGLVVDMGSQANFVPLNSADNWLHLLLGVGMIGLGVGLSRRRGVRA; from the coding sequence GTGTCGACCCACTCCGCCACCGGCCGGGCACCGTCCGGCACCACCGACCTGCTCCGGCTGGCCGCCCGCGTCGTCGGGGCGGTCTTCCTCCTCGTCGGCGTGCTCGGCTTCGTGCCCGGCATCACGACCCATTACGGCGACATGAGCGCCGCCGGCCACCACTCGATGGCCATGCTGCTGGGCATCTTCCAGGTGTCGGTGCTGCACAACGTCGTGCACCTGCTCTTCGGGGTGGCCGGGCTCGCGCTGTCGCGCAGCTGGGTCGGCGCCCGGGCGTACCTGGTCGTCGGCGGCGTCGTCTACCTCGTGCTCTGGGTGTACGGGCTGGTCGTGGACATGGGCAGCCAGGCCAACTTCGTCCCGCTGAACAGCGCGGACAACTGGCTGCACCTGCTGCTCGGCGTCGGCATGATCGGCCTGGGCGTCGGGCTCTCCCGCCGGCGCGGCGTCCGCGCCTGA